A single Rhinolophus ferrumequinum isolate MPI-CBG mRhiFer1 chromosome 20, mRhiFer1_v1.p, whole genome shotgun sequence DNA region contains:
- the LOC117012401 gene encoding uncharacterized protein LOC117012401 isoform X2, whose amino-acid sequence MASFGLRSAVQPLLRPLSGGWPGSLQAGFAQPSQAAQGAARATGATCCISAEKMFLRVRVVGWRGEQELRFLFAARVRRAGFPGTDSPRRVDSPAAGGSPSKSCSGRGLAAAPRRLSPRSPRLLALGPGLGVRSQWNSRGRSRGAQAASGRDPSRRVARKPGGNSFFPHSAPRGCRRGKRRRRREDRPRQGEEAPRLVSPSPGRQVPPCGKFGQHGVRQHSTEVVGSTVCLQRAVGGLLSAEARSTHSNCGVFGFLTSMVAEERHRPL is encoded by the exons ATGGCCTCTTTCGGACTCCGCTCCGCGGTCCAGCCCCTCCTCCGCCCTTTGTCCGGTGGCTGGCCCGGGTCTCTGCAGGCGGGCTTCGCTCAGCCAAGTCAGGCGGCGCAGGGCGCTGCGCGAGCTACGGGTGCTACTTGTTGCATTTCTGCAGAAAAAATGTTTCTCCGGGTGCGCGTcgtggggtggaggggggagcaAGAACTGAGGTTTTTGTTTGCAGCTCGAGTCCGGAGAGCTGGATTCCCTGGCACGGATTCTCCCCGCCGAGTGGATTCCCCAGCTGCAGGCGGGAGCCCTTCCAAGAGCTGCTCGGGGCGCGGCTTGGCTGCTGCGCCGCGGCGGCTCAGCCCCCGCAGCCCGCGCCTCCTCGCTCTGGGTCCGGGACTGGGAGTGCGGTCTCAGTGGAACAGCCGGGGGAGGAGCCGCGGTGCGCAGGCTGCGTCCGGAAGGGACCCAAGTCGGCGAGTGGCGAGGAAACCGGGCGGAAATTCGTTCTTCCCACACTCTGCCCCCCGGGGATGCAGGCGAGGAAAGAGGAGACGGCGGAGGGAGGATAGACCCCGGCAGGGGGAGGAGGCTCCGCGTCTGGTCAGCCCAAGTCCGGGACGCCAA GTACCACCCTGCGGGAAGTTTGGGCAGCACGGAGTCCGCCAGCATTCTACAGAAGTTGTGGGGAGCACAGTTTGTCTGCAAAGAGCTGTTGGCGGGCTACTGTCGGCAGAGGCTAGGTCAACCCATTCTAACTGTGGCGTGTTTGGGTTTTTGACGTCGATGGTAGCGGAGGAGAGGCACCGCCCCCTTTAG
- the LOC117012401 gene encoding uncharacterized protein LOC117012401 isoform X1 has product MASFGLRSAVQPLLRPLSGGWPGSLQAGFAQPSQAAQGAARATGATCCISAEKMFLRVRVVGWRGEQELRFLFAARVRRAGFPGTDSPRRVDSPAAGGSPSKSCSGRGLAAAPRRLSPRSPRLLALGPGLGVRSQWNSRGRSRGAQAASGRDPSRRVARKPGGNSFFPHSAPRGCRRGKRRRRREDRPRQGEEAPRLVSPSPGRQVRKVPPCGKFGQHGVRQHSTEVVGSTVCLQRAVGGLLSAEARSTHSNCGVFGFLTSMVAEERHRPL; this is encoded by the exons ATGGCCTCTTTCGGACTCCGCTCCGCGGTCCAGCCCCTCCTCCGCCCTTTGTCCGGTGGCTGGCCCGGGTCTCTGCAGGCGGGCTTCGCTCAGCCAAGTCAGGCGGCGCAGGGCGCTGCGCGAGCTACGGGTGCTACTTGTTGCATTTCTGCAGAAAAAATGTTTCTCCGGGTGCGCGTcgtggggtggaggggggagcaAGAACTGAGGTTTTTGTTTGCAGCTCGAGTCCGGAGAGCTGGATTCCCTGGCACGGATTCTCCCCGCCGAGTGGATTCCCCAGCTGCAGGCGGGAGCCCTTCCAAGAGCTGCTCGGGGCGCGGCTTGGCTGCTGCGCCGCGGCGGCTCAGCCCCCGCAGCCCGCGCCTCCTCGCTCTGGGTCCGGGACTGGGAGTGCGGTCTCAGTGGAACAGCCGGGGGAGGAGCCGCGGTGCGCAGGCTGCGTCCGGAAGGGACCCAAGTCGGCGAGTGGCGAGGAAACCGGGCGGAAATTCGTTCTTCCCACACTCTGCCCCCCGGGGATGCAGGCGAGGAAAGAGGAGACGGCGGAGGGAGGATAGACCCCGGCAGGGGGAGGAGGCTCCGCGTCTGGTCAGCCCAAGTCCGGGACGCCAAGTGAGAAAA GTACCACCCTGCGGGAAGTTTGGGCAGCACGGAGTCCGCCAGCATTCTACAGAAGTTGTGGGGAGCACAGTTTGTCTGCAAAGAGCTGTTGGCGGGCTACTGTCGGCAGAGGCTAGGTCAACCCATTCTAACTGTGGCGTGTTTGGGTTTTTGACGTCGATGGTAGCGGAGGAGAGGCACCGCCCCCTTTAG